Within Desulfobacter sp., the genomic segment AACCGTGTACCGGCCCAGGGGCTGCCCAGCCTGCTTCAACACCGGGTATTCCGGCCGACAGGCCATATTTGAAATCATGGACCTGGACGAGGAACTCAGAAGCCTGATTCTCACCACCTCGGATGCGGGCAGGCTCCGGGAGGCGGCCATACAAAAGGGCATGACCACCCTGCGCCAGGACGGCATGAAAAAAGTGTTCCAAGGCATCACCTCCATCCGCGAGGTTCTCCGGGTCACCCAGGAATAATGATGATGTTGATATCCATTACATTGGTCAGTGTCGGACCTGTGATCACCAGGCTGCCCAGAGGCCTGAAAAAATTATAGGCATCATTATTGTCCAGGTATTTCACCGGATCAAGGTGTTTGGATATTGCCTGCTCAACGGTGGTGCTGTGGATAACGGCGCCTGCGGCATCCGTCATTCCGTCCGTGCCGTCGGTTCCGGCACACAGCGCATATATGTCACGGGTCTCCTTCAGGCAGATGGCCAGGGCCAGGGCCAGTTCCTGGTTACGCCCGCCGCGGCCGCTTCCCGTGACATGAACCGTGGTTTCCCCGCCCATGATCAGGCAGGCCGGGGGCGCCAGCGGCTGGCCGGCCTGCCTCACCTCCATTGCGATTGAAGCCAGCACCCTGGCAACCTCCCTGGCTTCCCCCTGCAGCCCGGAAGCCAGAATACCCGTATTGTATCCCAAGGCTTCGGCTTTGGTGCGTGCCGCCTGCAGGGCCAGGCGATTATCTGCGATGATGGTGTTGGTAACATTACCGAAAACCGGATCCCCTTGTTTCGGCGTCTCGGGAACCCGCCCCTGGATCCCCGCCTCAATGTGTTCAATAACGCCGGAGGGCAGCCTTGTCTCAAGTTTGTATTTGGAGATGATCTCCCTGCAGTCCGCAAATTTAGTGGGATCCGGTGCCGTAGGGCCCGAACCGATATCTGTAAATTCACTGCCGATGACATCTGAAACAATAAGGGTGATGCCCCGGGCCGGAAAGGCTTTTTTGGCCAGATTACCGGCCTTAATGGCGGAAAGATGCTTCCGTATGGTATTGATTTCACGGATGTCCGCACCGCAGTCAAGCAGGACATCGGTAGCGGCCTGTTTTTCTTCAAGGGAAATGCCCTCAACGGGCAGGGTTAAAAGCGCGCTTGCCCCGCCGGTTATAAGGCAGAACACAAGATCCTTTTCGCCGGCCTCTGCCAGCATCCCGGCCATCCGTCTGGAGGCCGCCAGCCCGGCCCTGTCCGGCCGGGGATGGGCCGCTTCTGCCACTTCAATCTTTTGAAGGTTAGCCCGGTGGCCGTTCTTAACGATCACCATTCCCCGGTATAACCGGTCTCCCAGAATCTGCTCCAGGGCCCCTGCCATGGGAGCTGCGCCCTTTCCGGCCCCGATCACAAAAATTTTTTTGTAGGAATCAAGATCATGGGCCTGCTGGTTTATGAAAAGGGTATTCCCTTCTCTTTTAACCCATTTTTTTACGGCATTATCCGTCCTGACGGCCCTTAATCCCTCATTAAATATGGCGGTTAGATGCGTATTGATCGTCTTCATTATTACTCCTTTAACCTGTGGCAACAGCCTAACGGCTTTTCCGCGATTGATCAAGTGAATTTTTATACAATTTGTTCACTTTTTCACTATTTTTTCTTGACATCCTTGTTTTAATCCCATTATCGTTATCGCAACTTCTAACAAAGGGAGGAAAATCCGAATGAAAACAAATCTCAACTATCAGAAAAGAGTGGACTGCATTTGCGACATGATGAAGGCGGAGGGGATTGATGTCTTTATCGGGACAAGGGGCAACAGTATAACCTACCTGGGGGGTGTGTATGCCCCCTGGCGCAGTGCCGTGGTTGTGGACAAAGAAGGTTTTGTGGGACTTCATACCTGTTTTCTGGATTCCGAGCGGGTGAAGGACGAATGCTGGCTGGATAATGTGACCGGATGCGTCCCCCTTCCCGGCCTTGACATGTGGGAAGTGGTTGTTGACTGGATAAAATCCCATGGATATGAAAATGCAACCATCGGCATCGAACTGGGGCAGTCCGCAAGGGTCATGTCCGGATTTCTATGGGCCACTGAATTGCAGTACCTGCAGGACAATTTGCCCCAGGTAAAAATCGTAAATTCTGTCAGCCTGGTGGACCGGGCCAGCTATGTCAAGGATTCCGAGGAAATTAAACTCCTGCGACAGGCAGCGGCCATGGCGGATGCGGCCCAGGAACGGGTAAAAGAGTCTTTGTATATCGGTATCCGGGAAACTGAAATCGCCGGAATTGCTGAAATGGAATTGCGGCGCCTGGGGACGGAGTTTCACTGGCCCGTCACCGGTTCCAACGAAATCGCCTCCGGGTATAGAACCTGTTATCCCCTGGGCGGATGCACACCTGCCAGTGAAAAGATTGTCCAACGGGGAGAAAATCTGCTTGTTGACGTGCACCCCACCTATCAGAATTATTGCTCCGATCTTTCCCACAACTATATTTTCGGCAAACCGAGCAGCGCACAGCAAAAACTGGCGGACGCCTATCTTCAGACTTGTGAGACCCTCATCTCCAACCTGAAGGCCGGCACCACCATCAGGGAGGTGGCCCAGAAGGTCAACCAGGTACTTGATGAAAACGGATACCGGCCATTTACCCTTCCGGCCTACGGCCATGCCATCGGTGTGATCGGCCATGAGTGGTACCCCACCATTCTCGACAATGATGAATTCAGGGACATCGTCCTTGAGGAAAATGTCGTGGAAATCGCGGCGATTGTTATGAATGTACCGGAAGTCGGTGGAATGAGGCTTGAATGCCCCGTCAGGGTAACCGCATCCGGGGGAGAGGAACTGTGCAAAACCCCCTTGGAGCTGACAATCCTTGATCTATAGTCCAGCCGTGAGCCGTGCCCAGGCAGCCTCTTTCCTTCAACTCCGGGACAGAGGCTGCCGCCCCACGCCCCGCCTTTTGGCTTCAATTAATCCAAAGACGGCCGGGCCTGAACGGCTAACGGACCAGGAGCCCGTTTAAAAGAAGCGCAATGCCGTTGATGTACATTTTTTTATTCTGGTTTACCTCGGAAATGATGTAGGACTCCACAATAAACATTCTGTAAATCGAGTACAAGAGCCTGCTGGTCTGCTTGACATCAATATCCTTTGAAAATTTTCCCTGCAGGATGCCTTCTGTGAGCAGGCGCTCTATCAAATCCAGTGACCGCTGGTTCACCTCCCTGAACCGGATGACATTTGTTGAATGGGGAAAAACGGCGGGATCGTTTTTAATCACCTCCCGGAGGGGTTCATCCTCCATAAGGTATTCATACCCCTTCCGGCCCATGACAATGAATTTCTGAATGATATCATCTTCCTGGTTCACCGCCTCAACCACCCTGGCCTGCCATCTGATCAGTGCATGGGACAGGGTCTTTTCGTAAAGGTCCATCTTATCTTTGGCATATTTGTACAGGCCGCTTTTGGTAATTCCGATTTCACCGGCAATATCCTCTACTGTGGCCTTTTTATAGCCGTATCTCGCAAAAATATTAAGGGCCCTGCTGTACAAGAGTTCAAGGCGTTCAGCTCTTTTCGTCATAAACACAACTCATCATATTAGGCATTAAATCTGATTCATATATGATACGGAGAACCCCTTTGTCAAGAATCCCTGATGGGCTGAGATGAGTTGTTCGCGCGGCGGCATCGTCCCCTCCGCCCCAATGGCCGGGCACATGGTTTTCCTTTTTTTATGTTTCTTATTCCCGGGAGTGGTGGTATGATCCTGATCAAATCGAAACAATTTTCAATAAAATTAGTTTCCCCTCATTTGCAGGGGCCCAGGCTGCATTCACCGCTAAAAGGAAGGAAGGTTATGAATCTTACCATTAGAAAGAAACTGATCTTTGCTTTTCTCGCCTCAACCATTATCCCCATATTATGCCTGTGCCTAATCCTGGGCAACAGCATCAGGAAGGATTTACTTGAAAATTTCTATGACGCCACCGGCAATGAACTGTCCCGCATTGAAAATGCCATTGGGATTTTCCTGGATGATATAAAGGAAAATGCGGTGATGGCGTCCAGCCATGAGGATGTCGTGATGATTGACGACACCATCACCTCATTCATAAATGAGACCAGCGAAAAAGGGGTTCAGGATTTTGAAACCAGTCCATTGGAGAAAAGAGTCCTGTCCTTTTTCCATACCATCAAAAAAACCCATAAAAGCTATGTTGAGGTCTTTCTGGGCACGGAACTGGGCGGATTTACCATTGCAAGCGATATGAAACTGCCGGCCGGTTATGATCCCAGAGGCCGGCCCTGGTATAAGGAAGCCAAGGCCAACCAGGGCAAACCCCTGATCACCAAGGCGTATAAGTCAACCACCGGCGATGCCGTTGTCAGCGCCACCCGTACCATCTTGAGGGACGGCAAAATGGTGGGCGTGGTGGGATTCGACGTCACCCTGAACGCATTAACCGATTTCATCAAGGGCATTAAGATCGGAAACAGCGGCTATGTCATCCTGATCCAGGACGACGGGGTTATCCTGGCCGATCCGGGGCATGCGGACACAGCATTCAAAAAACTGGATGATACCGGTATCCCCGCCTTTTCGGAAATTCAGAAAAAGGAAGCGGGAAACCTGGATTTTGAACTGGACGGCACCCAGTACATTGCAAAGGTCATGACCTCCCCCGCCCTGGGCTGGAAACTGGTGGGGCTGATAAAGAAAAGCGAAATCATGTCAAAGGTATGGGCCCTGATTTCCATCATGGTGGTCATCGGCCTGATTCTGGCCGCCCTCTTTGCCGTCATGGCATTGTTCCTGGCAGCCTCCCTTGCCAAGCCCCTTATAAATACCACAGCAATGATCAAGGACATCGCCCAGGGCGAAGGAGACCTGACCAAACGGCTGGAGGTGAGCACCAAAGACGAACTGGGGGAACTGGCCCGGTGGTTTAACCTCTTTTTGGACAACCTCCAGACCATCATTAAGGATCTGGCCGCCAATGTGGCGGTGGTTGACGATTCCTCGGCCAAACTGCTTGATGTATCCAAACAGATGGAGGACGGCGCAAAAGAGTCTTCCCTTCTGGCCAACACCGTGGCCAGTGCATCGGAGGAGATGAGTTCAAACATGGAAGCGGTGGCCTCCACCATGGAAGATACCACCCACAATACCAATGTGGTGGCAACGGCCACGGAAGAGATGACGGCAACCATCAACGAAATTGCAAAAAATTCCGAGACGGCCAGGGGCATTTCAGAAAAGGCAGTATCACAGATGAAGGCGGCCAGCACCAAGATGGACACCCTGGGCAAGGCTGCCGAATCCATCGGAGCGGTCACCGAAACCATTTCCAATATCTCGGACCAGACCAATCTTCTGGCCCTGAATGCCACCATTGAAGCAGCAAGGGCGGGGGAAGCCGGCAAAGGGTTTGCCGTAGTGGCCAATGAAATAAAGGACCTGGCCTCCCAGACCGCAGCGGCCACGGCCGATATCCGTACCCAGATCGAGGGGGTCCAGACCACCAGCCAGGATACAGTCTCCGAAATCCAGGCCACGGCAGGGGTAATGGATGATATCAACAATATCATCACCACCATTGCAACGGCCATAGAAGAGCAGTCCGCCGCCACCAGCGAAATTTCCGCCAATGTCGGTCAGGTCTCCCAGGGGATTCAGGAGGTCAACCGGAATGTATCGGAAAGCTCCACCGCCATCGGTGAAATTACCAGGGACATCACCTCGGTGGACTCCGCTGCCCAGGAGATGTCCGACAACTCAAGCCAGGTGGCCGGAAGTGTCGAGGAACTCAAGCAGATGGCCATCAAGCTCAACCAGATCGTGGGACGGTTTAAATACTGATACCCGCCGCAACTTAACAGGCGCTGATCCGGAGGTAACGCTCAGGACCGGCCAAATCAAACCCGTTAAGGGGAGACCCCAGGGGCTTCCCTTAACGGGTTGAATGATTATTTTTCCCAGATCCTGACTCCTTGAGGGACCGCCTGTTCCAACCGGAATCAAACGGATGCCAACCTTTTTTACCGGAGCAATATGATCAAGCATATCAAGCCGATTCTGCCTGTTATTGGATGGCGGGAGTGGGTGTCACTCCCGGATCTGGGGGTCAACCAGATTAAAGTGAAAGTGGATACAGGCGCCCGCTCATCATCTCTTCACGCAATCAAACTAAACTTGTTTGAGCGGG encodes:
- a CDS encoding glycerate kinase; the encoded protein is MKTINTHLTAIFNEGLRAVRTDNAVKKWVKREGNTLFINQQAHDLDSYKKIFVIGAGKGAAPMAGALEQILGDRLYRGMVIVKNGHRANLQKIEVAEAAHPRPDRAGLAASRRMAGMLAEAGEKDLVFCLITGGASALLTLPVEGISLEEKQAATDVLLDCGADIREINTIRKHLSAIKAGNLAKKAFPARGITLIVSDVIGSEFTDIGSGPTAPDPTKFADCREIISKYKLETRLPSGVIEHIEAGIQGRVPETPKQGDPVFGNVTNTIIADNRLALQAARTKAEALGYNTGILASGLQGEAREVARVLASIAMEVRQAGQPLAPPACLIMGGETTVHVTGSGRGGRNQELALALAICLKETRDIYALCAGTDGTDGMTDAAGAVIHSTTVEQAISKHLDPVKYLDNNDAYNFFRPLGSLVITGPTLTNVMDINIIIIPG
- a CDS encoding aminopeptidase P family protein; its protein translation is MKTNLNYQKRVDCICDMMKAEGIDVFIGTRGNSITYLGGVYAPWRSAVVVDKEGFVGLHTCFLDSERVKDECWLDNVTGCVPLPGLDMWEVVVDWIKSHGYENATIGIELGQSARVMSGFLWATELQYLQDNLPQVKIVNSVSLVDRASYVKDSEEIKLLRQAAAMADAAQERVKESLYIGIRETEIAGIAEMELRRLGTEFHWPVTGSNEIASGYRTCYPLGGCTPASEKIVQRGENLLVDVHPTYQNYCSDLSHNYIFGKPSSAQQKLADAYLQTCETLISNLKAGTTIREVAQKVNQVLDENGYRPFTLPAYGHAIGVIGHEWYPTILDNDEFRDIVLEENVVEIAAIVMNVPEVGGMRLECPVRVTASGGEELCKTPLELTILDL
- a CDS encoding TetR/AcrR family transcriptional regulator, yielding MTKRAERLELLYSRALNIFARYGYKKATVEDIAGEIGITKSGLYKYAKDKMDLYEKTLSHALIRWQARVVEAVNQEDDIIQKFIVMGRKGYEYLMEDEPLREVIKNDPAVFPHSTNVIRFREVNQRSLDLIERLLTEGILQGKFSKDIDVKQTSRLLYSIYRMFIVESYIISEVNQNKKMYINGIALLLNGLLVR
- a CDS encoding methyl-accepting chemotaxis protein, giving the protein MNLTIRKKLIFAFLASTIIPILCLCLILGNSIRKDLLENFYDATGNELSRIENAIGIFLDDIKENAVMASSHEDVVMIDDTITSFINETSEKGVQDFETSPLEKRVLSFFHTIKKTHKSYVEVFLGTELGGFTIASDMKLPAGYDPRGRPWYKEAKANQGKPLITKAYKSTTGDAVVSATRTILRDGKMVGVVGFDVTLNALTDFIKGIKIGNSGYVILIQDDGVILADPGHADTAFKKLDDTGIPAFSEIQKKEAGNLDFELDGTQYIAKVMTSPALGWKLVGLIKKSEIMSKVWALISIMVVIGLILAALFAVMALFLAASLAKPLINTTAMIKDIAQGEGDLTKRLEVSTKDELGELARWFNLFLDNLQTIIKDLAANVAVVDDSSAKLLDVSKQMEDGAKESSLLANTVASASEEMSSNMEAVASTMEDTTHNTNVVATATEEMTATINEIAKNSETARGISEKAVSQMKAASTKMDTLGKAAESIGAVTETISNISDQTNLLALNATIEAARAGEAGKGFAVVANEIKDLASQTAAATADIRTQIEGVQTTSQDTVSEIQATAGVMDDINNIITTIATAIEEQSAATSEISANVGQVSQGIQEVNRNVSESSTAIGEITRDITSVDSAAQEMSDNSSQVAGSVEELKQMAIKLNQIVGRFKY